Proteins from one Deinococcus grandis genomic window:
- a CDS encoding metallophosphoesterase family protein, translating to MKIAVFGDVHGNRWALEAVARDIEVHQPDAWVNLGDQLFGGADPAGAWHLQQQLRAQHGVLEVRGNTDERLGQPLTETTDKREMLAWLHGQVPDGAGAYVAALPTAVSLADGEVLAAHGTPDSTWTYLLRDGKTWASDDLVRGRLGDIGNARLVIVGHSHLEHVRQLGPVTVVNAGAVSRQKDGSPLARWVLLEGGDGLWTVTFRRVPYDIEAAAQWAQAHAYHGRREAAQLRTGHTS from the coding sequence ATGAAGATCGCGGTCTTCGGCGACGTACACGGCAACCGCTGGGCGCTCGAGGCGGTCGCCAGGGACATCGAGGTCCATCAGCCGGACGCCTGGGTGAACCTGGGCGATCAGCTGTTCGGCGGCGCGGACCCGGCTGGCGCGTGGCACCTCCAGCAGCAGCTCAGGGCGCAGCATGGCGTTCTGGAGGTGCGGGGCAACACGGACGAGCGCCTCGGCCAGCCGCTGACTGAAACCACCGATAAGCGCGAGATGCTCGCGTGGCTGCATGGCCAGGTGCCGGATGGGGCAGGGGCGTATGTGGCGGCCCTCCCGACGGCCGTCTCCCTGGCGGACGGCGAGGTCCTCGCGGCGCACGGCACGCCGGACTCCACGTGGACGTACCTGCTGCGCGACGGCAAGACCTGGGCGAGTGACGACCTCGTGCGGGGGCGCCTGGGCGACATCGGGAACGCCCGCCTCGTCATCGTGGGCCACTCCCACCTGGAACACGTGCGTCAGCTCGGCCCCGTGACGGTCGTGAATGCCGGCGCGGTGTCCCGGCAGAAAGACGGCTCGCCCCTGGCGCGCTGGGTGCTGCTGGAAGGTGGGGATGGCCTCTGGACGGTGACGTTCCGGCGGGTGCCGTACGACATCGAGGCGGCCGCCCAGTGGGCCCAGGCGCACGCGTATCACGGCCGCAGGGAAGCGGCGCAGCTGCGGACGGGACACACTTCGTGA
- a CDS encoding arsenate reductase ArsC, translating into MTDAPRPIRVLFLCTGNTARSQMAQALLEHHGGARYDVTSAGLEPGTVNPLTVQVLQEQGLPTDHLRAKGVKPLIAEHFTYVITVCDRAEANCPIFPNATYRLAWAFDDPAAATGSDAERLHAFRRVRDEIDARVQAWVTARA; encoded by the coding sequence ATGACTGACGCACCTCGCCCCATCCGTGTGCTGTTCCTGTGCACCGGCAACACCGCCCGCTCCCAGATGGCCCAGGCCCTTCTGGAACACCACGGCGGCGCACGCTATGACGTGACGTCCGCTGGCCTGGAGCCCGGCACGGTGAATCCCCTGACCGTGCAGGTGCTTCAGGAGCAGGGCCTGCCCACGGACCACCTGCGGGCCAAGGGCGTCAAACCTCTGATCGCTGAGCACTTCACGTACGTCATCACCGTCTGCGACCGCGCGGAGGCGAACTGCCCGATCTTCCCGAACGCCACCTACCGGCTCGCCTGGGCCTTCGACGACCCGGCCGCCGCGACCGGCAGTGACGCCGAGCGCCTCCACGCGTTCCGCCGGGTGCGCGACGAGATCGACGCCCGCGTTCAGGCCTGGGTGACGGCGCGCGCATGA